The Pectinophora gossypiella chromosome 15, ilPecGoss1.1, whole genome shotgun sequence genome has a window encoding:
- the LOC126372953 gene encoding synaptobrevin homolog YKT6 codes for MVKVYALLVLHKGVNSGTILKAAYDLQSFSFFQRGSVQEFMTFVSKTMVERTQPASRQSVKEGEYMLQVYVRADNLAGILISDHEYPNRVAHTLITKILDEFTARVPATLWATGNESTIDFPVLPEYLARYQNPKEADALTKIQNDLDETKIILHDTIKAVLERGEKLDDLVAKSDSLSMHSKAFYKTARKTNSCCNF; via the coding sequence ATGGTGAAAGTTTACGCTCTTCTGGTACTCCACAAAGGTGTGAACAGTGGTACCATCTTAAAGGCAGCATATGACTTGCAGAGCTTCAGTTTCTTCCAAAGAGGCTCTGTCCAAGAATTCATGACGTTTGTGAGCAAAACAATGGTGGAGAGGACACAGCCTGCATCACGACAGTCTGTTAAGGAAGGAGAGTACATGCTGCAGGTATATGTCCGAGCCGACAATTTGGCAGGAATACTGATATCAGATCATGAGTACCCTAACAGAGTGGCACACACATTGATCACAAAGATTCTTGATGAGTTCACAGCCAGGGTGCCAGCTACTCTGTGGGCCACAGGTAATGAGTCTACTATTGATTTCCCTGTGCTGCCAGAATATCTGGCCAGGTACCAGAACCCAAAAGAAGCTGATGCTTTGactaaaatacaaaatgatctggatgaaacaaaaattatattacATGATACTATAAAAGCTGTTTTAGAACGAGGCGAAAAACTGGACGACTTGGTGGCTAAATCTGACAGTTTGTCAATGCATAGCAAAGCATTTTACAAAACTGCTCGTAAGACCAATAGCTGCTGCAACTTTTAA
- the LOC126372949 gene encoding transcription initiation factor TFIID subunit 8, translated as MSESTEKVESCSDARRRILNIAVSTVLLETGFEASDKMSLETLTEILQCFLTEVGNSAKGYCELSGRVEPVLGDVVMALINMGISLQGLEQYAARPNRHVIQPPQQAPAPRTPAMLSAGSKAKPAPHIPFHLPPLPDPHAYIRTPTHKQPVTEYEAIREKAASQKRDIEKALTKFLAKTSETHNLFNTDDNQVYPLIACKPTFPAYLPCLLPTDQVFDFDELEYHFQVANRTEDMPSDKKDQSDNEGENGGDNDNANNSQTDGQDTMPGSPDRKT; from the exons ATGTCAGAAAGTACAGAAAAGGTAGAAAGCTGCTCTGATGCTCGCCGGAGGATTTTAAATATAGCTGTATCTACAGTTTTGCTCGAAACTGGGTTCGAAGCTTCAGATAAAATGTCGTTGGAAACCCTCACTGAAATACTCCAATGTT TCTTAACAGAAGTTGGTAATTCTGCTAAGGGTTACTGTGAGCTGTCAGGAAGGGTGGAGCCAGTACTGGGAGATGTTGTAATGGCACTCATTAACATGG GAATCAGCCTGCAGGGCTTAGAACAGTATGCAGCTCGTCCAAATAGACATGTGATACAGCCACCACAACAGGCACCAGCCCCACGCACACCAGCCATGTTATCAGCTGGGTCCAAAGCTAAGCCGGCACCACACATTCCTTTCCATCTGCCCCCACTGCCTGATCCACATGCATACATCAGAACACCT acCCATAAACAACCGGTGACAGAATATGAGGCTATAAGAGAGAAGGCTGCTAGTCAGAAGAGGGATATTGAGAAGGCTCTCACAAAGTTCCTTGCCAAGACTAGTGAAACACACAATCTATTCAACACCGATGACAATCAAGTCTATCCAT tgATAGCCTGTAAGCCAACATTCCCGGCATATTTGCCTTGCCTGTTACCAACAGATCAAGTATTTGATTTTGATGAGTTAGAATATCACTTCCAAGTGGCCAATCGAACAGAGGATATGCCTTCAGACAAGAAAG ATCAATCTGATAATGAAGGGGAAAATGGTGGTGATAATGACAATGCTAACAACTCTCAAACAGATGGTCAAGACACCATGCCTGGTAGTCCCGACCGAAAAActtga
- the LOC126372952 gene encoding proteasome subunit beta type-2: MSNINLQCLLGIQCNDFVMIAADQSASHSIMVMKDDEEKIYKISEKLVMGVIGDSGDTTQFAEYIAKNIQLYKMRNGYELGPTAAANYTRKNLAEYLRSRTPYFVNLLMAGYDKESGPELYFMDYLASSVKVPFASHGFGGYLSLSILDRYYKKDATEEEAYEILKRCVTEIHKRLFVSLPNFQVTMVNREGIKHLPVINSASLK; the protein is encoded by the exons ATGTCGAACATCAACTTACAATGTCTCTTGGGGATACAGTGCAATGATTTTGTAATGATAGCCGCTGATCAATCCGCCAGTCACAGTATTATGGTGATGAAGGATG ATGAGGAAAAGATTTACAAAATATCCGAAAAACTGGTGATGGGTGTGATTGGTGATTCGGGAGATACCACTCAATTTGCAGAGTACATTGCAAAGAACATTCAGCTATATAAGATGCGTAACGGATACGAATTAGGACCTACTGCGGCTGCCAATTACACTCGCAAGAACCTTGCTGAGTACCTCAGAAGCAGA ACCCCATATTTCGTAAACCTCCTCATGGCAGGTTACGACAAGGAGAGTGGTCCTGAATTATACTTCATGGACTACCTTGCATCCAGTGTGAAGGTGCCTTTTGCTTCTCATGGCTTTGGTGGTTACCTCAGTTTGAGTATCCTTGACAGATACTATAAGAAAG ATGCAACTGAAGAAGAAGCATATGAAATCCTGAAGCGTTGTGTCACCGAAATCCATAAACGTTTGTTTGTGAGCCTGCCCAACTTCCAAGTGACCATGGTCAACAGAGAAGGCATCAAGCATCTGCCCGTCATCAACTCTGCGTCTCTCAAGTAG
- the LOC126372942 gene encoding mitochondrial tRNA-specific 2-thiouridylase 1 codes for MFRKVALGISGGVDSAVAALLLKRAGYKVEGVFMRNWDNNYEAGFCSDERDFEDATYVCRKLEIPLHRVYFIKEYWNEVFTVLLKEYENGLTPNPDILCNRYVKFDSFFEHCRKNLGVDAIATGHYANTSFGPFLEKYNENEGVRLLQPADKFKDQTFFLSQVKQFSLRRCMFPLANLLKTKVREIAKSECLSNVATKRDSTGICFIGKRRFQDFIEEYIQTKKGHFIDIDTGRVVGEHSGLHKWTVGQRCCLSNWKHAYFIFKKDLQTNNIYVVAGTKHPAIWNNLCFTSSPHWIHSEPPELSENNILRCYFRFQHTKPLVPCKIVNNSEGLTIMLDQNLRALTEGQYGVMYKDGECLGSAKIKDVCQNLTYELYT; via the exons ATGTTTAGAAAAGTTGCATTGGGTATTTCTGGAGGAGTTGATAGTGCAGTCGCCGCGCTACTACTAAAACGGGCGG GGTACAAAGTAGAAGGCGTATTCATGAGAAACTGGGACAATAATTACGAAGCTGGTTTCTGCTCAGATGAAAGAGATTTTGAAGATGCAACATATGTCTGTCGTAAGCTAGAAATCCCATTGCATAGAGTCTACTTCATTAAAGAATATTGGAATGAAGTATTCACTGTATTACTCAAGGAGTACGAGAATGGACTGACACCAAACCCGGATATATTATGCAACAGATATGTTAAGTTTGATAGCTTTTTTGAACATTGCAGGAAAAACTTAGGTGTTGATGCCATAGCCACTGGGCATTATGCTAACACGTCGTTTGGACCATTCTTAGAAAAATACAATGAGAATGaag GGGTCAGATTACTTCAGCCTGCAGATAAGTTTAAAGATCAAACATTTTTCCTATCTCAAGTGAAGCAATTTTCTTTAAGAAGATGTATGTTTCCTTTAgcaaatcttttaaaaaccaaagtTAGAGAAATAGCAAAAAGTGAATGTTTATCAAATGTAGCTACTAAGAGAGATAGTACTGGAATATGTTTCATTGGAAAAAGGAGATTTCAGGATTTTATTGAAGAA TATATCCAGACAAAAAAAGGTCATTTTATAGACATAGACACTGGGCGAGTGGTGGGAGAACACAGTGGACTGCACAAGTGGACAGTTGGCCAAAGATGCTGCTTGTCTAATTGGAAACATGCTTATTTCATATTCAAGAAAGACTtgcaaacaaataatatttatgtt GTAGCAGGCACGAAACATCCAGCCATTTGGAATAACCTTTGTTTCACCAGCTCTCCTCACTGGATACACAGTGAACCTCCAGAATTAAGCGAAAATAATATACTCAGATGTTACTTCAGGTTCCAACACACTAAACCTCTAGTGCCTTGTAAAATAGTCAACAATTCTGAAGGCCTCACTATTATGCTGGACCAAAATCTAAGAGCGCTTACTGAGGGCCAATATGGTGTTATGTACAAAGATGGTGAATGTTTAGGTAGTGCTAAAATAAAAGACGTCTGTCAAAATTTAACTTACGAATTATATACCTGA
- the LOC126372935 gene encoding ribonuclease 3: MSIPPVDYSIPPPNLNMPPPIVTPLVPTDVPPPSLFNVPPPFVTPAPPDMASLFLSAPPLNVPPPTAMNLPQPPPQAFITPIDVHSVPPPFPPPPIPEYTYHETREPKYDVKAEPAINPAIERVKTERPDSPNVSEHSSTLYYTRKDCKERPSTSRSEFERYPKKECSLNRSESRHRHSPHRDRYERERSIERERRERYYRERESRYREHRSRSPRHREHRSRSPSYRHRSRSPSRHSHRDYDRERERERYYREKERYYRERELERRRYEYERRHSMQRDYRSHSRSHDPRDEKMFHRSPSRKYSPGRDTRSHSRMSHASSRHDSVPRKALTDREKILAEYRKNYCKTSEDLITKMEQWSQEHNSDEEENSKMWYRSSPAELYYKPVENGAGVQQTPKLEKLCNLFYTKLIERGRNSRPEQDELPPLKPPKAKMCKHRLLEEKSSSSSESEDECLDEDGLQGYTDRIMLELQRKQSHPRRLHPEMWFNNTGEMNGGPLCRCSARARRHGMRHGVYAGEQTFPKCIPNQSNIDKLYHYRITVSPPTNFLIKSPTIIGHDEHEFLFSGFSMFSHYKLAKLPTCKVIRFNIEYTILYVEEQAPQNFTIRELDLFEDYLFTELLELIDLDLGKATETTCSQFHFIPRFVRLLSEGGCEVLSMCEVLKYLLDESGLLIPPEKLEDIHEMDHYTWQKFVDRIKGMIVTYPGKKPCSVRVDQLDRSPPNNEKGETVKDKKFYPEIVHFGIRPPQLSYAGNPEYQKAWRYYVKYRHLIANMAKPSFKDRQKLAAKEAKLQEMRTQSKMKRDVTVAISSEGFHTTGLMCDVVQHAMLIPVLVRHLRFHKSLESLEQKIGYTFNQRLLLQTALTHPSYRENFGTNPDHARNSLTNCGIRQPEYGDRRIHYTRKKGIVTLINIMSRFGKHSETESEIKHNERLEFLGDAVVEFLSSIHLFRMFPGLAEGGLATYRASIVQNQHLAQLAKNIELEQYMLYAHGSDLCREVVMRHAMANCFEALMGALFLDAGLEVADRVFSLALWYSEVDLLEVWTKERLHPLQEQEPIGDRKYIKDFEFLQRLTEFEDSIGVQFKHIRLLARAFTDRSVGFTHLTLGSNQRLEFLGDTVLQLVVSDRLYRHFPDHHEGHLSLLRSSLVNNRTQSMVCDDLNMSSYAIYNNPKAKPTTKKHKADLLEAFLGALYIDKNLEYCQAFCNACLFPRLQEFIMNQDWNDPKSKLQQCCLTLRSMEGGEPDIPLYKVIECLGPTNTRVYTVGVYFRGTRLAAARGHSIQEAEMNAAEEALNSAHELFPQLDHQKRVIAKSLKKKKNKYGRDSPSRADRAKNKRLEDRVPKAYRLDKTQSDSSDDSSVHLPSDDEVQSLGLKSDDDSGLDSDSESIPQDKLDNVQVSSLLSDMEKLKQDLIRRNEYEKLKEKFKKSDSDEE; encoded by the exons ATGTCTATTCCACCGGTAGATTACAGTATTCCGCCACCGAATTTGAACATGCCTCCACCGATAGTAACACCTCTGGTTCCCACAGACGTTCCTCCGCCGTCTCTGTTTAACGTTCCACCGCCGTTCGTGACTCCCGCACCGCCTGATATGGCCTCACTTTTTTTATCTGCGCCTCCTCTAAATGTACCTCCTCCGACGGCCATGAACTTACCACAGCCTCCACCCCAGGCTTTCATCACCCCCATCGACGTACACTCCGTTCCCCCGCCTTTTCCTCCACCACCAATACCAGAATATACATACCACGAAACACGTGAACCAAAGTACGACGTTAAAGCGGAGCCAGCCATTAATCCCGCGATTGAACGTGTTAAAACTGAAAGGCCTGACTCACCAAATGTTAGTGAACACTCAAGCACTCTTTATTACACTCGCAAAGATTGCAAGGAGAGGCCTTCAACCTCAAGAAGTGAGTTTGAAAGATATCCCAAAAAAGAATGCTCTCTGAACAGGTCTGAGTCCAGGCATAGACACTCTCCACATAGGGATAGATATGAAAGAGAAAGGAGTATAGAAAGGGAAAGAAGAGAGAGATATTATAGGGAGAGAGAGTCAAGATACCGAGAACATAGAAGTCGCAGTCCAAGGCACAGAGAGCATAGAAGTCGCAGTCCAAGCTACCGCCATCGCAGCAGAAGTCCATCAAGGCATAGTCACCGTGATTATGATAgggagagagaaagagagagatatTACCGTGAAAAGGAGAGATATTATAGAGAGAGAGAGCTTGAGCGTAGAAGATATGAGTATGAAAGAAGACACAGCATGCAACGGGACTACAGGAGTCATAGTAGGAGCCATGATCCTCGTGATGAAAAGATGTTTCATAGATCACCCAGTAGGAAGTATTCCCCAGGCAGAGATACTCGCAGTCATTCCAGAATGTCCCATGCTAGTTCAAGACATGACTCTGTGCCACGCAAGGCTTTGACAGACAGAGAGAAAATTCTAGCAGAATATAG AAAGAACTACTGTAAAACTTCTGAGGACTTGATAACAAAAATGGAACAGTGGTCTCAGGAACACAATTCAGATGAGGAGGAG AACTCCAAGATGTGGTACAGGAGTTCCCCAGCAGAGTTATACTATAAGCCTGTGGAGAACGGAGCTGGTGTCCAGCAGACTCCTAAGTTAGAAAAGCTCTGTAATCTGTTCTACACCAAACTGATTGAGAGGGGCAGGAATTCAAGACCAGAGCAGGATGAGCTGCCTCCACTCAAACCTCCAAAAGCGAAAATGTGCAAGCATAGAT TGTTGGAAGAAAAAAGCTCTTCATCATCAGAGAGTGAGGATGAGTGCTTAGATGAGGATGGCCTGCAGGGATACACTGACAGGATCATGCTGGAACTGCAGAGGAAACAAAGCCATCCAAGGAGACTTCACCCGGAGATGTG GTTCAACAACACGGGCGAGATGAACGGCGGGCCCCTGTGCCGCTGCAGCGCACGCGCACGTCGTCACGGCATGAGGCACGGCGTTTACGCCGGCGAGCAGACCTTCCCTAAGTGCATCCCTAACCAGAGCAACATCGACAAACTGTATCATTATCG AATAACAGTATCTCCACCAACGAACTTTTTAATCAAATCCCCGACAATAATAGGGCATGATGAACACGAGTTCCTGTTTTCTGGCTTTTCAATGTTCTCTCACTACAAGCTGGCCAAACTGCCCACTTGCAAAGTCATAAGGTTCAATATTGAATACACTATTCTCTATGTGGAGGAGCAAGCCCCGCAAAACTTCACTATAAGGGAGCTGGATTTGTTTG AGGACTACCTGTTCACCGAGTTGCTGGAACTAATAGACTTGGATTTGGGAAAAGCCACGGAAACGACGTGTTCACAATTCCATTTCATACCAAGATTCGTGCGGTTGCTTTCTGAAGGCGGATGTgag GTGCTATCAATGTGTGAAGTTCTCAAATACCTACTTGACGAAAGCGGTCTGTTGATACCGCCGGAAAAATTGGAAGACATACATGAAATGGATCACTACACGTGGCAGAAGTTTGTGGACAGGATTAAGG GTATGATAGTAACATACCCTGGCAAGAAGCCGTGTTCGGTGCGAGTAGATCAGCTCGACCGGAGCCCACCGAATAATGAAAAAGGCGAGACTGTTAAAGACAAGAAATTCTACCCTGAGATAGTGCATTTTGGCATACGACCGCCACAGCTGAGCTATGCTGGTAATCCGGA ATACCAAAAGGCCTGGCGCTACTACGTCAAGTACCGTCATCTGATCGCTAACATGGCGAAACCTTCCTTCAAAGACCGACAGAAGTTAGCGGCTAAAGAGGCTAAACTACAAGAGATGAGGACTCAAAGTAAAATGAAGAGAGATGTGACAGTCGCCATATCGTCTGAAGGCTTCCATACAACTGGACTTATGTGCGATGTTGTACAA CATGCAATGTTAATCCCGGTCCTGGTCCGGCATTTGCGCTTCCACAAGTCTCTCGAAAGTCTCGAGCAAAAAATAGGCTACACGTTCAACCAAAGACTACTGCTGCAGACTGCATTGACACATCCTTCGTATAGAGAGAACTTTGGCACCAATCCCGACCACGCTAGGAACAGCCTCACCAACTGTGGTATACGACAGCCGGAGTATGGTGATCGGAGGATACATTATACTAGGAAGAAAG GTATCGTGACCCTAATCAACATAATGTCTCGTTTCGGCAAGCACAGCGAGACAGAATCAGAGATCAAACACAACGAGCGTCTGGAGTTCCTAGGAGACGCGGTGGTGGAGTTCTTGTCGTCCATACATCTTTTCCGCATGTTCCCGGGCTTGGCTGAAGGTGGATTGGCCACGTATAGAGCCTCTATAGTTCAGAATCAGCATCTAGCTCAATTGGCCAAG AATATCGAACTCGAACAATACATGCTATATGCGCACGGTTCGGACTTGTGTCGCGAGGTTGTGATGCGACACGCGATGGCCAACTGCTTTGAAGCTCTAATGGGGGCGCTTTTCCTCGACGCCGGACTAGAG GTGGCCGATCGTGTATTCTCTCTAGCACTATGGTACAGCGAAGTAGATCTGTTGGAAGTGTGGACAAAAGAACGACTGCACCCTTTGCAAGAACAAGAACCGATCGGAGACAGAAAATACATCAAGGACTTTGAGTTCTTGCAGAGATTGACGGAATTTGAGGATTCCATAG GCGTACAATTCAAGCACATCCGATTACTAGCGCGAGCGTTCACCGACCGCTCGGTAGGATTCACGCATCTAACGCTGGGTTCCAACCAACGACTTGAGTTCCTAGGAGACACGGTGCTACAGCTTGTCGTGTCTGACAGGTTGTACCGACACTTCCCTGACCATCATGAGGGCCATTTGTCG CTACTCCGTTCATCTCTAGTCAACAACCGCACCCAGTCGATGGTGTGCGATGACCTGAACATGTCGTCTTACGCTATCTACAACAACCCTAAAGCTAAGCCGACCACTAAGAAACACAAGGCTGATTTACTCGAGGCTTTCCTAGGAGCTTTGTATATTGATAAG AATCTGGAGTACTGCCAAGCGTTCTGCAACGCGTGCCTGTTCCCTCGGCTGCAGGAGTTCATAATGAACCAGGATTGGAACGACCCCAAGTCGAAGCTGCAACAATGCTGCTTAACACTGCGCTCCATGGAGGGAGGCGAGCCAGATATACCGCTTTACAA GGTGATCGAGTGTCTAGGCCCGACGAACACTCGCGTATATACAGTGGGCGTGTACTTCCGTGGCACCCGGCTGGCGGCCGCGcgtggacactccatacaagagGCTGAGATGAACGCCGCCGAGGAGGCACTTAACAGCGCACACG AACTATTCCCTCAACTCGATCACCAGAAACGCGTGATCGCGAAGAgtttaaagaagaagaagaacaaataCGGGCGTGACAGTCCATCGCGGGCGGACCGCGCCAAAAACAAGCGGCTAGAAGACCGAGTGCCCAAAGCCTATAGACTAGACAAAACGCAATCTGACAGCTCAGACGACAGTAGCGTCCACCTACCTTCAGATGATGAGGTCCAGAGCCTTGGGCTTAAATCCGATGACGATTCCGGCCTCGACAGCGATAGCGAATCTATACCTCAAGATAAGCTGGATAATGTCCAAGTCAGCAGTCTACTAAGCGATAT